A window from Streptomyces sp. NBC_00271 encodes these proteins:
- a CDS encoding glycosyltransferase 87 family protein, with the protein MTVIALPRVRRRAPVALGACLLSFAAFWWAQRAAHVSMIDLMVYRAEGETVRAGGDLYALRTTEAHLPTTYPPFAALLFTPLTLLDASTMRALATAGNLALLVVFVALSLRLVDHARVEGVWWASAAAVWCEPVWTTVRYGQINLLLGVLVLWDLTRRPWHRWAGVGIGLAAAIKLTPALFAVFLLVTGVAAYARRGSAGPWLRHARGAAVAFAGATLLAASALPYDSWRFWSRMVFETGRVGLVEDTANQSLRGVLARLLHTTQPGLWWVAAAAVAGSLGLGVAVAAELRGRRAWAVAACAVTALLISPVSWSHHWVWCVPMVLILGTRGRAATVGSAQVTAVSTALVTAAGTSLVFCSYALWWVPHGPGRLELQQTGAQLTLSALYEGAGLVFLTLIGVRLWRTCRTV; encoded by the coding sequence GTGACCGTGATCGCGCTCCCCCGTGTCCGCCGCCGTGCGCCCGTCGCCCTGGGGGCGTGCCTGTTGTCCTTCGCCGCCTTCTGGTGGGCACAGCGGGCCGCGCACGTGTCGATGATCGACCTGATGGTGTACCGGGCGGAGGGTGAGACCGTCCGCGCGGGCGGCGACCTCTACGCGCTGCGTACGACCGAGGCCCATCTGCCGACCACCTACCCGCCGTTCGCGGCGCTGCTGTTCACGCCGCTGACGCTGCTGGACGCGTCGACCATGCGGGCTCTCGCGACGGCCGGAAATCTGGCCCTTCTTGTGGTGTTCGTGGCCCTCTCGCTACGGCTCGTCGACCACGCGCGCGTGGAGGGTGTCTGGTGGGCGTCCGCGGCGGCCGTGTGGTGCGAGCCGGTGTGGACGACCGTGCGGTACGGGCAGATCAATCTGCTGCTCGGCGTGCTGGTGCTGTGGGACCTGACGCGGCGGCCCTGGCACCGGTGGGCCGGAGTGGGCATCGGGCTCGCGGCGGCGATCAAGCTGACACCGGCGCTCTTCGCGGTGTTCCTGCTGGTCACCGGTGTCGCGGCCTACGCACGGCGGGGCTCCGCAGGCCCCTGGCTGCGGCACGCGCGCGGGGCGGCCGTCGCGTTCGCCGGGGCAACCCTGCTGGCGGCCTCCGCCCTGCCCTACGACTCATGGCGCTTCTGGAGCCGCATGGTCTTCGAGACGGGTCGGGTCGGGCTCGTGGAGGACACCGCGAACCAGTCGCTGCGCGGGGTACTGGCCCGGCTGCTGCACACCACCCAGCCAGGCCTCTGGTGGGTCGCCGCGGCGGCCGTGGCAGGCTCCCTGGGCCTCGGTGTCGCCGTGGCGGCGGAGCTGCGCGGGCGGCGCGCCTGGGCGGTGGCCGCCTGCGCGGTCACGGCGCTGCTGATCAGTCCGGTGTCGTGGTCGCACCACTGGGTGTGGTGCGTGCCGATGGTGCTGATCCTCGGCACGCGCGGCAGGGCGGCCACCGTCGGCTCGGCACAGGTGACCGCCGTCAGTACGGCACTGGTGACCGCCGCGGGTACGTCGCTGGTCTTCTGCTCGTACGCGCTGTGGTGGGTGCCACACGGCCCGGGACGGCTCGAACTGCAACAGACGGGCGCCCAGTTGACCTTGTCGGCCCTCTACGAAGGAGCCGGTCTCGTCTTCCTGACCCTGATCGGGGTCAGGCTGTGGCGAACGTGTAGAACCGTTTGA
- a CDS encoding MFS transporter, which yields MTTTTPAGPGPAADSSPATSKAPGTDNRPGRLLAVVLTAQFMALLDVFIVNVAVPTIGSELHATGAGMQLVVAGYSIAYAVLLITGARLGDLLGHRRVHLAGLALFTASSLACGLARGTGELIAFRLVQGAGAAVMIPQVLSLIQRHFTGEARARALGAYSAVVATGAAAGQVLGGVLISADLFGTGWRPVFLVNVPVGLVLLAVGHRVLPRDVPGAVERSRGLDLPGLVLLGAAVSLLTVPLVLGQEEGWPLWSWLSLGAAAILFTLFCLYESRLARRGGAPLISPRVLRHPGMGLAVFRLLAVMAVNAGFLFTLTLHVQGGLGYSALRAGLTVAPTAVVFGLVGLTWRDWPAALRGVLIPVGFAIAAVSVAGVGAVLKGGGDGGFWLYVAFAGMGTGLALGFSPTLTRALATVRPEDAADASGLLATVAQLGQLIGVAAFGTLFLNRLESLGAPGAYTSADALLMCTYALAATATSGAVSGLVRRRR from the coding sequence ATGACGACGACAACCCCCGCGGGCCCAGGTCCCGCAGCGGATTCAAGTCCTGCGACCAGTAAAGCCCCCGGCACTGACAATCGCCCCGGACGGCTGCTCGCGGTCGTGCTCACAGCCCAGTTCATGGCACTGCTCGACGTTTTCATCGTGAACGTCGCCGTGCCCACGATCGGTTCCGAACTCCACGCGACCGGCGCTGGAATGCAGTTGGTGGTCGCCGGATACTCCATCGCGTACGCCGTACTGCTGATCACCGGCGCGCGCCTCGGCGACCTGCTCGGCCACCGCCGTGTCCACCTCGCCGGGCTCGCGCTGTTCACCGCGTCCTCGCTGGCATGCGGACTCGCCCGGGGAACCGGGGAGTTGATCGCCTTCCGGCTGGTGCAGGGCGCCGGTGCGGCCGTGATGATCCCGCAGGTGCTCAGCCTGATCCAGCGCCACTTCACCGGCGAGGCCCGGGCCCGTGCCCTCGGCGCGTACTCCGCCGTCGTCGCGACGGGAGCCGCGGCCGGACAGGTGCTGGGTGGCGTCCTGATCAGCGCCGACCTGTTCGGCACCGGCTGGCGGCCGGTGTTCCTGGTCAACGTGCCCGTGGGCCTCGTACTCCTGGCCGTCGGCCACCGCGTCCTGCCCCGGGACGTCCCCGGAGCCGTGGAGCGCTCACGCGGCCTCGACCTGCCGGGCCTCGTCCTGCTCGGCGCCGCCGTGTCGCTGCTCACCGTGCCGCTCGTGCTCGGTCAGGAGGAGGGCTGGCCGCTGTGGTCCTGGCTGTCGCTCGGCGCGGCCGCGATCCTCTTCACCCTTTTCTGTCTGTACGAGTCCCGGCTCGCCCGGCGGGGTGGAGCACCGCTGATTTCACCCCGGGTGCTGCGCCACCCCGGCATGGGCCTCGCGGTCTTCCGCCTGCTCGCGGTGATGGCGGTCAACGCGGGTTTCCTGTTCACTCTGACCCTGCACGTTCAGGGCGGCCTCGGGTACAGCGCGCTGCGCGCCGGGCTCACCGTCGCGCCGACCGCGGTGGTGTTCGGCCTGGTCGGTCTGACCTGGCGCGACTGGCCGGCCGCTCTGCGAGGTGTCCTGATCCCGGTTGGCTTCGCCATCGCCGCCGTTTCAGTGGCCGGCGTCGGAGCCGTGCTGAAGGGCGGGGGCGACGGCGGTTTCTGGCTGTACGTGGCGTTCGCGGGCATGGGGACCGGTCTGGCGCTGGGCTTCAGCCCCACGCTGACCAGGGCTCTGGCCACGGTGCGGCCCGAGGACGCGGCGGACGCCAGTGGACTGCTCGCGACGGTCGCCCAGCTCGGTCAGCTGATCGGTGTCGCGGCCTTCGGCACACTCTTCTTGAACCGACTTGAGTCACTTGGGGCTCCGGGGGCGTATACCTCTGCGGACGCGCTCCTCATGTGCACGTATGCGCTGGCCGCGACGGCCACGTCGGGTGCTGTGTCCGGACTGGTACGAAGGCGTCGCTGA
- a CDS encoding helix-turn-helix transcriptional regulator — MNTTQRRRPELAGFLRGRRARVTPADVGMPPGLRRRTPGLRREEVAQLSGVGVTWYTWLEQGRPINASPQVLDAVARTLRLDQTEREHLYHLAEVPYESEPELPAQTVSAEIQGIIDALDPRPAAVYNSRYDILAANPPYRDLFFVPQTLDIGVPNVLWTLFTVPEPGCPVVFRDSELPLMVATLRSAYGRHVGEPAWEDYIRGLSAASPRFAELWAGGDVLPPGPRVKTFRHEAVGELRMTSVSLSIDGMPECRIVAYTPDDERARKGLAVLRERRERLWPPSLAAATASLGPMSPMSPTTWGT; from the coding sequence ATGAACACGACACAGCGTCGCAGGCCGGAGCTGGCCGGCTTTCTGCGCGGCCGGCGGGCACGGGTGACACCCGCCGACGTCGGGATGCCCCCGGGCTTGCGACGCCGCACGCCGGGTCTGCGCCGCGAAGAGGTCGCGCAGCTCTCCGGGGTCGGTGTGACCTGGTACACATGGCTGGAGCAGGGCCGCCCCATCAACGCCTCTCCTCAGGTCCTGGATGCGGTGGCACGCACCCTGCGCCTGGATCAGACCGAGCGGGAGCACCTGTACCACCTGGCCGAAGTGCCCTACGAGTCCGAGCCGGAGCTCCCCGCGCAGACCGTGAGCGCGGAGATCCAGGGCATCATCGACGCCCTCGATCCGCGCCCTGCGGCGGTCTACAACTCGCGGTACGACATCCTGGCCGCCAACCCCCCTTACCGCGACCTGTTCTTCGTGCCGCAGACGCTCGACATCGGCGTTCCCAACGTGCTGTGGACCCTGTTCACCGTGCCCGAGCCCGGCTGCCCCGTGGTGTTCCGGGACAGCGAACTGCCGTTGATGGTGGCGACGCTGCGCTCCGCGTACGGCAGACATGTCGGCGAGCCCGCCTGGGAGGACTACATACGCGGGCTGTCGGCCGCCAGCCCGCGCTTCGCGGAGTTGTGGGCGGGCGGGGACGTCCTCCCGCCGGGACCGCGTGTGAAGACGTTCCGCCATGAGGCGGTGGGCGAACTGCGGATGACCTCGGTGTCGCTGTCCATCGACGGGATGCCGGAGTGCCGGATCGTCGCCTACACCCCGGACGACGAGAGGGCGCGCAAGGGGCTGGCGGTTCTGCGCGAGCGACGGGAGCGGTTGTGGCCACCGTCACTCGCGGCCGCCACGGCATCCCTGGGACCGATGTCGCCCATGTCACCGACAACCTGGGGGACATGA
- a CDS encoding histidine phosphatase family protein — MLWRHGQTSWNVDRRFQGTTDVELTETGIGQARRAARLLASLKPDVIVASDLQRAANTAAELSTLTGIGVIHDEGLRETYAGVWQGLTHEEIITQYGDEYAAWKRGEPVRRGGGELETEVADRAAPVVLRHADKLPEDGTLVVVSHGGTIRTTIGRLLGLESRHWESLGGLSNCCWSVLGEGARGWRLLEHNAGTLPEPVLGDDD; from the coding sequence ATCCTGTGGCGGCACGGCCAGACCTCCTGGAACGTGGATCGCCGCTTCCAGGGCACCACGGACGTCGAGCTCACCGAGACGGGCATCGGCCAGGCCCGCCGTGCCGCCCGGCTGCTCGCCTCGCTGAAGCCCGACGTGATCGTCGCCTCGGACCTCCAGCGCGCCGCGAACACGGCCGCCGAGCTGTCCACGCTCACCGGCATCGGCGTCATCCACGACGAGGGCCTCCGCGAGACCTACGCGGGCGTCTGGCAGGGCCTGACGCACGAGGAGATCATCACCCAGTACGGCGACGAGTACGCCGCCTGGAAGCGTGGTGAGCCGGTGCGCCGCGGCGGCGGCGAACTGGAGACCGAGGTCGCCGACCGCGCCGCCCCCGTGGTGCTGCGCCACGCCGACAAGCTCCCCGAGGACGGCACCCTCGTGGTCGTCAGCCACGGCGGCACCATCCGCACCACCATCGGGCGCCTGCTCGGCCTGGAGTCCCGGCACTGGGAGAGCCTGGGCGGCCTCTCCAACTGCTGCTGGTCCGTCCTCGGAGAGGGCGCACGGGGCTGGCGGCTGCTCGAGCACAACGCCGGCACACTGCCGGAGCCGGTGCTCGGCGACGACGACTGA
- the rsfS gene encoding ribosome silencing factor produces MTATDRSIELITTAAQAAADKLAHDIIAYDVSDVLSITDAFLLASAPNDRQVKSIVDEIEERLNKELGVKPVRREGDREARWVLLDYVDIVVHVQHSEERVFYALERLWKDCPELDLPADAKATRGKAAEHAKLQAEEDSVEYGELR; encoded by the coding sequence GTGACCGCCACGGACCGCTCCATCGAGCTCATCACCACCGCCGCGCAGGCGGCCGCAGACAAGCTCGCGCACGACATCATCGCCTACGACGTCAGCGACGTTCTCTCGATCACCGACGCCTTCCTGCTGGCGTCCGCCCCCAACGACCGCCAGGTCAAGTCGATCGTCGACGAGATCGAGGAGCGGCTGAACAAGGAGCTCGGAGTCAAGCCGGTGCGCCGCGAGGGCGACCGCGAGGCCCGCTGGGTACTGCTCGACTACGTCGACATCGTGGTGCACGTGCAGCACAGCGAGGAGCGTGTCTTCTACGCTCTGGAGCGGCTGTGGAAGGACTGCCCGGAGCTTGACCTGCCCGCCGACGCCAAGGCCACCCGCGGCAAGGCCGCCGAGCACGCCAAGCTGCAGGCCGAGGAGGACTCCGTCGAATACGGGGAGCTGCGGTGA
- a CDS encoding LCP family protein produces MNDRYDGYAGGDQYELVGYDEFGQPVYQQVPPQQPPQGYDPYAQPQQPQQHQGYGYDPYATGAGGYDTGQQQPVSSYDTGQQTAVPAYDPYGAGTSGAAGTTPSYDPYGQTVHTGQAGQAGQTGRAGQAGQSRSGTGAASRSTGQQPRVAEQTAYIPQQARPAEENEPRADRDYRTEQFAFVEEQEAEPEDVIDWLNFTENRTERREEAKRRARSRVVALGVVLALVVVGGVGYLWYAGKLPGTSSGGKSAATTATGAQNRDVIVVHLHNTKGGGTSTALLVDNTTTKQGTTVLLPNSLALTDDSGSTTTLAKSVGDDGSSGTRDAIDTVLGTNIQGTWRLDTPYLNNLVDLVGNIDLTTNADVPDPDAKKKGEAPLVKKGENQTLSGKMAVAYATYRASGEAQNAQLERFGQVMQGVLRKLSSDKQAATTTVQTLAQILDPSLTDQDLGAFLAKLADLAKGGDYKTALLPVQQDGTLSESATNSVVKDVLGGTAKSPDAGAAVRVGIKNATGNKDATEKARVVLVNGGYTFLDSGTSATAQSVSQITYTDAARKDDAIEVAKTLGLPTSTVKKGSGSSNADVSVVLGQDYKVTTSTG; encoded by the coding sequence GTGAACGACCGATACGACGGATACGCGGGCGGCGACCAGTACGAGCTCGTCGGCTACGACGAGTTCGGGCAGCCTGTGTACCAACAGGTGCCGCCCCAGCAGCCCCCACAGGGCTACGACCCGTACGCACAGCCGCAACAGCCCCAACAGCACCAGGGCTACGGCTACGACCCCTACGCGACCGGCGCGGGGGGCTATGACACCGGTCAGCAGCAGCCCGTGTCCTCGTACGACACCGGTCAGCAGACCGCGGTCCCCGCCTACGACCCGTACGGAGCCGGCACGTCCGGCGCCGCCGGGACGACGCCGTCGTACGACCCCTACGGGCAGACGGTGCACACGGGGCAGGCCGGTCAGGCCGGGCAGACGGGGCGGGCCGGTCAGGCGGGTCAGTCCCGGAGCGGGACCGGCGCCGCGAGCAGGAGCACCGGGCAGCAGCCCCGGGTCGCCGAGCAGACCGCCTACATCCCGCAGCAGGCGCGCCCCGCGGAGGAGAACGAGCCCCGGGCCGACCGGGACTACCGCACCGAGCAGTTCGCCTTCGTCGAGGAGCAGGAAGCCGAGCCCGAAGACGTCATCGACTGGCTCAACTTCACCGAGAACCGTACGGAGCGCCGTGAGGAGGCCAAGCGCCGCGCCCGCAGCAGGGTCGTCGCCCTGGGCGTGGTGCTCGCCCTGGTCGTGGTCGGCGGCGTCGGCTACCTCTGGTACGCGGGGAAGCTGCCCGGCACCTCCTCCGGCGGCAAGTCCGCCGCGACGACGGCCACGGGTGCCCAGAACCGCGATGTGATCGTCGTCCACCTGCACAACACGAAGGGCGGCGGCACCTCCACGGCGCTGCTCGTCGACAACACCACCACCAAGCAGGGCACCACCGTCCTGCTGCCCAACTCCCTTGCCCTGACGGACGACAGCGGCTCGACGACCACGCTCGCCAAGTCCGTCGGCGACGACGGCTCCTCCGGGACCCGGGACGCGATCGACACGGTGCTGGGGACCAATATCCAGGGCACCTGGCGCCTCGACACTCCCTACCTCAACAACCTCGTCGACCTCGTCGGCAACATCGACCTCACTACCAACGCCGATGTCCCGGACCCCGACGCGAAGAAGAAGGGCGAGGCGCCCCTCGTGAAGAAGGGCGAGAACCAGACCCTCAGCGGCAAGATGGCCGTCGCCTACGCCACCTACCGGGCCTCCGGCGAAGCCCAGAACGCGCAGTTGGAGCGGTTCGGACAGGTCATGCAGGGCGTGCTGCGCAAGCTGTCCTCGGACAAGCAGGCCGCGACCACCACCGTGCAGACCCTGGCGCAGATCCTCGACCCCTCCCTGACCGACCAGGACCTCGGGGCCTTCCTCGCCAAGCTCGCCGACCTCGCCAAGGGCGGCGACTACAAAACGGCGCTGCTGCCCGTACAGCAGGACGGCACCCTGAGCGAGAGCGCCACCAACAGCGTGGTCAAGGACGTCCTCGGCGGCACCGCCAAGAGTCCCGACGCCGGTGCCGCCGTCCGTGTCGGCATCAAGAACGCCACCGGGAACAAGGACGCCACCGAGAAGGCCCGCGTCGTCCTGGTCAACGGCGGCTACACCTTCCTGGACTCCGGCACCTCCGCCACCGCCCAGAGCGTGTCCCAGATCACGTACACCGACGCCGCCAGGAAGGACGACGCCATCGAGGTCGCGAAGACCCTCGGCCTGCCCACCAGCACCGTGAAGAAGGGCAGTGGCTCGTCCAACGCGGACGTCTCGGTGGTCCTCGGCCAGGACTACAAGGTGACCACCTCCACCGGGTGA
- the nadD gene encoding nicotinate-nucleotide adenylyltransferase: MGGTFDPIHHGHLVAASEVAAQFHLDEVVFVPTGQPWQKSDRKVSPAEDRYLMTVIATAENPQFSVSRIDIDRGGPTYTTDTLRDLRALNPDTDLFFITGADALGQILTWRYAEELFSLAHFIGVTRPGHTLTDPGLPEGGVSLVEVPALAISSTDCRARVAKGDPVWYLVPDGVVRYIDKRELYRGE; this comes from the coding sequence ATGGGCGGAACGTTCGACCCGATCCACCACGGGCACCTCGTGGCGGCCAGTGAGGTCGCCGCGCAGTTCCACCTCGACGAGGTGGTGTTCGTGCCGACCGGGCAGCCGTGGCAGAAGTCCGACCGGAAGGTCTCACCGGCCGAGGACCGCTACTTGATGACGGTCATCGCCACCGCCGAGAACCCGCAGTTCTCGGTGAGCCGCATCGACATCGACCGCGGCGGCCCGACCTACACCACGGACACCCTGCGCGATCTGCGCGCCCTCAACCCCGACACCGATCTGTTCTTCATCACCGGTGCCGACGCGCTCGGTCAGATCCTCACCTGGCGGTACGCGGAAGAGCTGTTCTCCCTCGCGCACTTCATCGGAGTCACCCGGCCCGGTCACACTCTGACCGACCCGGGCCTCCCCGAGGGCGGCGTCTCGCTGGTCGAGGTTCCCGCGCTGGCCATCTCCTCCACAGACTGCCGTGCGAGAGTCGCCAAGGGCGACCCCGTCTGGTATCTGGTGCCGGACGGTGTGGTGCGCTACATCGACAAGCGTGAGCTGTACCGCGGCGAGTGA